In one Pseudomonas sp. 31-12 genomic region, the following are encoded:
- a CDS encoding winged helix-turn-helix domain-containing protein, with amino-acid sequence MTLSPEQAIHFGPYRIYPGQRLVLEADQPLRLGRRAMDILLILLEHAGKVVSKQQLIAGVWPNSVVEDINLRVHMAALRKALGDGQAGQRYIVTVAQRGYSFVAPFSLEAIEQPLASERIEPSTHNLPIRRTRMIGRQLLVESLVTQLSRQRFITLVGPGGIGKTTVALRVAELLISRYQDGIRLLDLAPINDPTLITTHLATLLDLSLHGAEPMSSLAACLRERQMLLVIDNCEHLLDAVALLCESILRAAPHVHILATSRESLRAEGEFVQRLESLDCPPPIAVLDRAQALTFSALQLFVERAMASHDSFELSDDDLPLLIEICHRLDGIPLAIELAAAQVGTFGLSGLLTQLQGSFRLLTQGCPSTLGRHQTLRATLDWSFELLNACEQTCLRRLGVFRGGFTLESAAAVIVGEHIEPGEVFGSITQLVAKSLLNVEVGDEEVFYRLLDTTRSYALEKLDQAMDLPDTRKRHAERCLALMRQAQTDWELIATDLWIERYARSLDDIRSALDWGLNAQGPQALAIRLTATSTPLWQELSLLKEHGVYVRKALALLELAPEPCPHLEIPLKLALGSSCYHTQGGTAETIAAFVSARTLAKHNNDVAGQLRAVSGHMAVNLSCGHYQMALEQSLLFDRLGAQGDAVLSLSMHRLRVLALHFAGNQGLARLNAEQVIQSMAQSGNLNRFTHGFGVQYDQSVAALTILARILWLQGQPEQAWRTARQALDIAIQINHGTSICYTLALAGCLIAHYNGDNRKARELLRLLLEQSQKHSVLLFYTWARHYAQVIDRAEAHLPLQPGVGLIKDIMVTLDSGFVDDALLHRADTGTAGWSTAEILRARADALLAENNQPEMDCLDGRYREHARSHTVVAAEEILVRALNVARHQGALAWELRSATSLAQLWQRQGRYQQAHELLAPIYNRFTEGFATPDLSKVRRLLDELHRQLHA; translated from the coding sequence TTGACCCTTTCCCCCGAGCAGGCCATCCATTTCGGCCCCTACCGGATCTATCCCGGACAACGCCTGGTGCTGGAGGCCGACCAGCCCCTGCGCCTGGGCCGGCGCGCCATGGATATTCTGTTGATCCTGCTGGAGCACGCCGGAAAGGTGGTCAGCAAACAGCAACTGATCGCCGGGGTCTGGCCCAATAGCGTAGTCGAAGACATCAACCTGCGCGTGCACATGGCCGCACTGCGCAAAGCCCTCGGCGATGGCCAGGCCGGCCAGCGCTATATCGTCACCGTCGCCCAGCGCGGCTACAGTTTTGTCGCGCCGTTCTCGCTGGAAGCGATCGAACAACCTCTCGCCAGTGAAAGGATCGAGCCAAGCACCCATAACCTGCCCATCCGCCGCACGCGGATGATCGGTCGCCAATTGCTGGTCGAGAGCCTGGTCACGCAACTGTCACGCCAGCGCTTCATCACCCTCGTCGGCCCTGGCGGCATCGGCAAGACCACGGTAGCGCTGCGCGTCGCCGAACTGTTGATCAGCCGTTATCAGGACGGCATTCGCCTGCTGGACCTGGCGCCGATCAATGACCCGACGCTGATCACTACCCATCTGGCCACCCTGCTGGATTTGTCACTGCATGGCGCAGAACCGATGAGCAGCCTCGCAGCGTGCCTGCGCGAGCGGCAGATGCTGCTGGTGATCGACAACTGCGAGCACCTGCTCGACGCCGTCGCGCTGCTCTGCGAAAGCATCCTGCGCGCCGCGCCACACGTGCATATCCTGGCCACCAGCCGCGAAAGCCTGCGGGCCGAAGGTGAGTTCGTCCAGCGTCTCGAATCCCTCGACTGCCCACCGCCCATCGCGGTGCTGGACCGCGCCCAGGCGCTGACCTTTTCCGCGCTGCAACTGTTCGTCGAGCGGGCCATGGCCAGCCACGACAGCTTCGAGCTGAGCGATGACGACCTGCCGCTGTTGATTGAAATCTGCCACCGCCTGGACGGCATTCCGCTGGCCATTGAACTGGCGGCGGCGCAAGTCGGCACCTTTGGCCTGAGCGGATTGCTGACGCAGCTGCAAGGCAGTTTTCGCCTGTTGACCCAAGGCTGTCCGTCGACACTGGGCCGACACCAGACCCTGCGCGCCACGCTCGACTGGAGTTTCGAACTGCTGAACGCCTGCGAGCAAACCTGCCTGCGCCGGTTGGGGGTATTCAGGGGCGGTTTTACGCTGGAATCGGCCGCGGCGGTGATTGTCGGCGAACACATCGAGCCCGGCGAGGTGTTCGGTTCGATCACGCAACTGGTGGCCAAGTCGTTGCTGAACGTGGAAGTGGGCGACGAAGAAGTGTTCTACCGTTTGCTCGACACCACCCGCAGCTACGCCCTGGAAAAACTCGACCAGGCGATGGATCTGCCGGACACGCGAAAGCGCCACGCTGAGCGCTGCCTGGCCTTGATGCGTCAGGCTCAGACTGACTGGGAACTGATCGCCACCGACCTGTGGATCGAGCGTTACGCCCGCAGTCTGGATGACATTCGTTCAGCCCTCGACTGGGGCTTGAACGCTCAAGGTCCGCAGGCACTGGCGATCCGTTTGACTGCGACCTCGACGCCACTCTGGCAGGAACTGTCACTGCTCAAGGAACACGGCGTTTACGTCCGCAAGGCACTGGCCTTGCTTGAGTTGGCACCCGAGCCCTGCCCTCATCTGGAAATCCCCCTCAAGCTGGCCCTCGGCAGCTCCTGCTATCACACCCAGGGCGGCACGGCCGAGACCATCGCCGCGTTCGTCAGCGCCAGAACCCTGGCCAAACACAACAACGATGTGGCCGGTCAACTGCGGGCGGTGTCCGGGCACATGGCAGTCAACCTCAGTTGCGGCCATTACCAAATGGCGCTGGAGCAGAGCCTGCTCTTCGACCGCTTGGGCGCGCAAGGCGACGCCGTGTTGTCGCTGAGCATGCACCGCTTGCGCGTACTGGCCCTGCACTTCGCCGGGAACCAGGGGCTGGCCCGGTTGAACGCCGAACAGGTCATCCAGAGCATGGCCCAGAGCGGGAACCTCAACCGCTTCACCCACGGTTTCGGCGTGCAATACGATCAGAGCGTGGCCGCCCTGACGATTCTGGCACGCATCCTCTGGTTGCAAGGTCAACCGGAACAAGCCTGGCGCACTGCCCGTCAAGCATTGGACATCGCGATCCAAATCAACCATGGCACCTCCATTTGCTACACCCTCGCGCTGGCCGGTTGCCTGATCGCGCACTACAACGGCGATAACCGTAAGGCTCGTGAACTCTTGCGCCTGCTGCTGGAGCAATCACAGAAACACTCGGTGCTGCTGTTCTACACCTGGGCCCGGCACTATGCGCAGGTGATCGACCGCGCCGAGGCGCACTTGCCGCTTCAACCGGGCGTGGGGTTGATCAAGGACATCATGGTCACACTCGATAGCGGTTTCGTTGATGACGCCCTGTTGCATCGGGCCGACACCGGTACGGCCGGCTGGAGCACGGCGGAAATATTGCGCGCCAGGGCTGATGCATTGTTGGCGGAGAATAATCAGCCGGAGATGGATTGCCTGGACGGACGCTATCGCGAGCATGCTCGCTCCCACACGGTCGTCGCAGCCGAGGAGATATTGGTTCGGGCGTTGAATGTGGCCAGGCATCAGGGCGCGCTGGCCTGGGAACTGCGCAGCGCCACCTCGCTGGCGCAACTGTGGCAGCGTCAGGGTCGGTATCAGCAAGCCCATGAACTACTGGCGCCGATCTACAACCGCTTCACCGAAGGTTTTGCCACGCCGGACCTGAGCAAAGTCCGGCGCCTACTAGACGAGCTCCATAGGCAACTGCACGCCTGA
- a CDS encoding winged helix-turn-helix domain-containing protein — protein MNSLRDLNSDTVLRFGPYAFHQRQRLILDGDRPLRMGGRALDILQVLVERAGNVVSKDELIAQVWPTSVVEEINLRVHIAALRRALGDGQDGQRYIVNIPQRGYCFIAPVERVPAGTLVLIETVQKHQHNLPARLTPVTGRDSIVGSLVRQLPLRRLLTLVGPGGIGKTTVALRAAELLLQHYEDGVWLVDFAALDDPARVVDHLTQTLELEVGTTLDVLAQRHTLLVFDNCEHLLERCRTLVEDLLASAPRLSILVTSREPLMAVGETVQRLPSLAVPPASALHGVAEAMGYSAVQLFVSRARARQQGFALREQDLEAVREICRRLDGLPLAIELAAAQIDALALVGVQAQLDNCFQLLTQGRRTAVPRHQTLKAALDWSYERLNQWEQTLLQRLSVFKMSFTLDAAIGVSSCEVLKPNQLAALMQRLVAKSLLSMDQVNGTTRYRFLNTTRTYALEKLELSGHLRTFERRYSHYISRARWVSGVQLPMELV, from the coding sequence ATGAACAGCCTCAGAGATTTAAACAGCGATACGGTGCTGCGGTTCGGCCCCTACGCCTTTCACCAGCGGCAACGGCTGATCCTGGACGGTGATCGGCCGTTGCGCATGGGCGGTCGCGCCCTGGATATCCTCCAGGTACTGGTGGAGCGCGCCGGTAACGTCGTCAGCAAGGACGAATTGATTGCCCAGGTCTGGCCGACGTCAGTGGTCGAAGAAATCAACCTGCGCGTGCATATTGCGGCCCTGCGCCGGGCGCTCGGTGACGGGCAAGATGGGCAGCGCTACATCGTCAACATTCCCCAGCGTGGCTACTGCTTTATTGCGCCGGTGGAGCGGGTGCCTGCGGGTACCTTGGTCTTGATCGAGACCGTGCAAAAGCATCAACACAATCTGCCAGCGCGGCTCACGCCGGTGACCGGGCGGGATTCGATTGTCGGCAGCCTGGTCCGCCAGTTGCCGCTTCGGCGTCTTCTGACCCTTGTCGGGCCCGGTGGCATCGGCAAGACCACCGTGGCGCTGCGCGCGGCCGAACTGCTGTTGCAGCATTATGAGGATGGCGTGTGGCTGGTGGATTTCGCGGCGCTCGATGACCCCGCGCGGGTGGTCGATCATCTGACGCAAACCCTTGAGCTGGAGGTCGGCACGACACTGGACGTGTTGGCGCAACGGCACACGTTGCTGGTGTTCGACAACTGCGAACACCTGCTGGAACGCTGTCGGACCTTGGTCGAGGACTTGCTGGCGTCGGCGCCTCGGCTGTCGATTCTCGTCACCAGTCGTGAACCGCTGATGGCGGTGGGGGAAACGGTGCAGCGCTTGCCGTCCCTGGCGGTGCCACCCGCGTCGGCGTTGCATGGCGTGGCCGAGGCCATGGGCTATTCGGCGGTGCAGTTATTCGTCAGTCGCGCCCGAGCCCGACAACAAGGGTTTGCCTTGCGCGAACAGGACCTCGAGGCGGTGCGGGAAATCTGTCGGCGGCTCGACGGTTTGCCACTGGCCATCGAACTGGCCGCGGCGCAGATCGATGCGCTGGCGTTGGTCGGTGTGCAAGCTCAGTTGGATAACTGTTTTCAGTTGCTGACCCAGGGGCGACGCACCGCTGTGCCCCGGCATCAGACCCTCAAGGCCGCGCTGGACTGGAGCTATGAGCGGCTGAACCAGTGGGAGCAAACCCTGTTGCAGCGCCTCTCGGTCTTCAAAATGTCCTTCACCCTCGATGCCGCGATTGGTGTGAGCAGTTGCGAGGTGCTCAAGCCCAATCAACTGGCGGCGCTGATGCAGCGCCTGGTAGCCAAGTCGTTGCTCTCGATGGATCAGGTCAACGGCACAACGCGATATCGCTTTCTCAACACCACGCGCACCTATGCGCTGGAGAAGCTCGAACTCAGTGGCCACCTGCGCACGTTCGAGCGGCGTTACTCGCATTACATCAGCCGTGCACGCTGGGTTTCAGGCGTGCAGTTGCCTATGGAGCTCGTCTAG
- a CDS encoding GlxA family transcriptional regulator, which translates to MKTVAMVLFPDFLLLDMAGPMEVFSIANRYLAAEDRYELSTIGTEHGALRASNGVSVHTDLHIDQADQAYDLLLVPGGPGAYNEKHPPLLCWLKDAVHRAERYGSICTGAFVLGHAGLLDGYRVTTHWHYTERLIKGFPKATVETDQIFVQDRNLITSGGVTAGIDLALSVVAEDHGKKVAQDVAKVLLVVMKRQGGQAQFSPLMATVAPQETPITRVQNHVLEHLDEAFSIERMASLANMSTRHFARMFARDVNMTPMEFLQSARIDCARNLLETSDLPLKTVAFKSGFGSVRHMRFLFAEKLGLTPTQYREQFS; encoded by the coding sequence ATGAAAACCGTGGCTATGGTGTTGTTTCCGGACTTTCTGCTGCTCGATATGGCCGGGCCCATGGAAGTGTTTTCCATCGCCAATCGATACCTGGCAGCGGAGGACCGTTATGAGCTGTCGACCATCGGCACCGAACATGGCGCACTGCGCGCTTCCAACGGCGTCAGCGTGCACACCGATCTGCACATCGATCAGGCCGATCAAGCGTATGACCTGTTGCTCGTGCCGGGCGGCCCGGGTGCCTACAACGAAAAACATCCGCCGTTGCTGTGCTGGCTCAAAGACGCCGTGCATCGCGCCGAGCGCTACGGCTCGATCTGCACCGGCGCGTTTGTGCTGGGGCATGCCGGTCTGCTGGACGGTTATCGTGTCACCACCCACTGGCATTACACCGAGCGGCTGATCAAAGGCTTCCCCAAGGCAACGGTGGAGACCGATCAGATTTTCGTGCAGGACCGCAACCTCATCACCTCCGGCGGTGTCACCGCCGGCATCGACCTGGCCCTGTCGGTGGTCGCCGAAGACCACGGCAAGAAAGTCGCCCAGGACGTGGCCAAGGTGTTGCTGGTGGTGATGAAACGCCAGGGCGGGCAAGCGCAGTTCAGCCCGTTGATGGCCACCGTCGCACCACAGGAAACGCCGATCACCCGCGTGCAGAACCATGTGCTGGAACACCTCGACGAAGCCTTCAGCATTGAACGAATGGCCAGCCTGGCGAACATGAGCACGCGGCATTTCGCCCGGATGTTTGCCCGGGACGTGAACATGACGCCCATGGAGTTTCTGCAAAGCGCGCGCATCGACTGCGCGAGAAACCTGCTGGAAACCAGCGACTTGCCGCTCAAGACCGTGGCCTTCAAAAGTGGCTTTGGCAGCGTGCGGCATATGCGCTTTCTGTTCGCCGAAAAGCTCGGCCTGACCCCGACGCAATACCGCGAACAGTTCAGCTAG
- a CDS encoding pirin family protein, whose amino-acid sequence MLTLRKASDRGAANHGWLKSFHTFSFANYRNPKEQGFSDLLVINDDRVAAGKGFGQHPHRDMEIFSYVLEGALEHKDTLGTGSVIRPGDVQLMSAGSGVAHSEYNHSATRPVHFLQIWIVPEVSGAKPRYQQEHFSSQKKRGRLQLIISPDGAKGSLKVRQDARVYAALIDGKESATLELAANRYAYVHVARGSVELNGVQLQEGDGVRVRDEQVLVLSNGMDAEVLVFDLRPQELPQMP is encoded by the coding sequence ATGCTGACCCTTCGCAAAGCCTCCGATCGCGGCGCCGCCAATCACGGTTGGTTGAAGTCGTTCCACACCTTTTCCTTCGCCAACTATCGCAACCCGAAAGAGCAGGGTTTTTCCGACCTGCTGGTGATCAACGATGACCGCGTGGCGGCCGGTAAAGGTTTTGGCCAACACCCACACCGCGACATGGAGATTTTCTCCTACGTGCTCGAAGGTGCGCTGGAACACAAGGACACCCTGGGCACCGGTTCGGTGATCCGCCCCGGCGACGTGCAATTGATGAGCGCCGGCAGCGGCGTGGCCCATAGCGAGTACAACCATTCGGCCACGCGGCCGGTGCACTTCCTGCAAATATGGATCGTGCCGGAAGTCAGCGGCGCCAAACCGCGTTATCAGCAAGAGCACTTCAGCTCCCAGAAAAAACGCGGGCGCCTGCAACTGATCATCTCCCCCGACGGGGCCAAGGGTTCGCTGAAGGTGCGTCAGGACGCACGGGTGTATGCCGCGCTGATCGACGGCAAGGAAAGCGCCACCCTGGAACTGGCTGCCAACCGCTACGCGTATGTGCATGTGGCCCGAGGCAGCGTCGAACTCAACGGCGTGCAGCTGCAGGAAGGCGATGGGGTGCGGGTTCGTGATGAGCAGGTACTCGTGTTGAGCAACGGTATGGATGCCGAAGTGCTGGTGTTCGATTTGCGCCCGCAAGAACTGCCGCAAATGCCATGA
- a CDS encoding LysR family transcriptional regulator has protein sequence MNWDDARVFLAVCRESTLRGAARVLGVDQATVGRRIAALEKSLSATLFLRTSEGYALTAVGEAALAAVEKMEHSALELERQIQGLDDRLTGLVRVSTTDSLAIDFLIPAIANLHEQHPDVRVQLDASTQILSLAKREADIAVRNTRPDNPDLIARRIARWPVGLFASQEYVDAHGVPAPGSAFEGHDLVVYQPYLQGNKDMTLVSEPLGRGRIVASLSSSLLVRRSLAAGLGVGEIPVYMGERDGLVRLWPERTRPVPYDVWLVTHADLRHTARVRAVIDEIVAVFSGTGE, from the coding sequence ATGAATTGGGATGACGCACGGGTGTTTCTGGCGGTGTGCCGCGAGTCGACGCTCCGGGGCGCGGCGCGGGTGCTGGGGGTCGATCAGGCGACGGTCGGCCGACGGATCGCGGCGCTGGAAAAGTCATTGAGTGCGACGCTGTTCCTGCGCACTTCTGAAGGTTATGCGCTGACAGCGGTGGGGGAGGCGGCGCTGGCGGCCGTGGAGAAAATGGAGCATTCGGCGCTGGAGCTGGAGCGCCAGATTCAAGGGCTCGACGATCGACTGACCGGGCTGGTGCGGGTCAGCACCACCGACTCACTGGCCATCGATTTCCTGATCCCGGCCATTGCTAACTTGCATGAACAACACCCCGACGTGCGGGTGCAACTGGACGCCTCCACGCAGATTCTCAGCCTGGCCAAACGCGAAGCTGACATCGCCGTGCGCAACACCCGGCCGGACAACCCGGACCTGATCGCCCGCCGCATCGCGCGTTGGCCGGTGGGCCTGTTTGCTTCTCAGGAGTATGTCGATGCCCATGGCGTGCCGGCGCCGGGCTCGGCGTTCGAGGGGCATGATCTGGTGGTGTATCAGCCGTATCTGCAGGGCAACAAAGACATGACCCTGGTCTCGGAACCGCTGGGGCGCGGACGGATTGTGGCGAGTCTGAGTTCCAGTTTGCTGGTGCGTCGATCCCTGGCGGCGGGACTCGGAGTCGGGGAAATTCCGGTGTACATGGGGGAGAGGGACGGGCTGGTCAGGCTGTGGCCGGAGCGCACGCGACCGGTGCCGTATGACGTCTGGCTGGTGACCCATGCGGACTTGCGGCATACCGCCAGGGTTCGTGCGGTCATCGATGAAATTGTCGCGGTGTTTTCCGGTACCGGCGAGTGA
- a CDS encoding YbfB/YjiJ family MFS transporter yields the protein MHSTSTTPRSAIWLPIFAGLAASLVSIGLARFAYTPLIPSLIQAHWFSASDVVYLGAANLVGYLIGALIGRPLANRTSNKTALRLMMLAVTLSFFACGFPLSVSWFFGWRLLSGVAGGAIMVLVAATVLPHVPASRRGLASGAIFLGIGLGIAGSGTIVPPLLSLGLQQTWFGLGLLSLVLTAASWFGWPKEAHHQAVEVSIEKTTTPTDPGVYLLYAQYAFMAAGLVPAMVFLVDYVARGLGAGPHVGALIWVMYGLGAIIGPVSYGFLADQLGAKLSIRLVLVVQAIAVGLLAISSSFTALAVLAVILGSFPPGIVPLALARVHELLPNHHQQQIAWSRATVSFATFQAIAGFAYSALFNASGGQHGLLFVMAAGAIVVALLLEQAMRLLNRPNPVGAGLLAKTASHSTH from the coding sequence ATGCACAGCACATCGACCACCCCGCGCAGCGCGATCTGGCTGCCGATCTTCGCCGGCCTCGCCGCCAGCCTGGTCAGCATCGGTCTGGCGCGGTTTGCCTACACACCGCTGATTCCCTCATTGATCCAGGCGCACTGGTTTTCGGCGAGCGACGTGGTGTACCTCGGCGCGGCCAACCTCGTGGGTTACCTGATCGGTGCGCTGATCGGCCGACCACTGGCCAACCGCACGTCGAACAAAACCGCGTTGCGCCTGATGATGCTGGCCGTGACCTTGTCGTTTTTCGCCTGTGGTTTTCCATTGTCGGTGAGCTGGTTCTTCGGCTGGCGCCTGCTGTCGGGCGTTGCCGGCGGCGCAATCATGGTGCTGGTGGCCGCGACGGTGCTGCCCCATGTGCCAGCGTCGCGCCGAGGCCTGGCCAGCGGTGCGATCTTTTTGGGCATCGGCCTGGGCATTGCCGGCTCGGGGACGATTGTTCCGCCGCTGCTGAGCCTTGGCTTGCAGCAAACCTGGTTTGGCCTGGGCCTGTTGTCACTGGTTCTGACGGCCGCGAGTTGGTTCGGCTGGCCGAAAGAGGCGCATCATCAAGCCGTTGAAGTGTCGATCGAGAAAACCACCACGCCGACCGATCCTGGAGTTTACCTGTTGTACGCCCAATACGCGTTCATGGCGGCCGGGCTGGTGCCGGCGATGGTGTTCCTGGTGGATTACGTGGCCCGCGGGCTCGGCGCTGGGCCGCATGTCGGTGCGTTGATCTGGGTGATGTACGGACTGGGCGCGATCATCGGGCCGGTGAGTTACGGCTTCCTGGCCGATCAACTGGGTGCGAAGCTGAGCATCCGGCTGGTGCTGGTGGTGCAGGCGATTGCCGTCGGCCTGTTGGCGATTTCCAGCTCGTTCACGGCGCTGGCCGTATTGGCCGTGATCCTCGGTTCGTTCCCGCCGGGCATCGTTCCACTGGCGCTTGCCCGGGTTCATGAACTGCTCCCGAACCATCACCAGCAGCAAATTGCCTGGAGCCGCGCCACGGTGTCGTTCGCCACGTTTCAGGCGATTGCAGGGTTTGCGTATTCGGCGTTGTTCAATGCCAGTGGTGGGCAGCATGGGTTGCTGTTTGTGATGGCGGCGGGCGCGATTGTGGTTGCGTTGTTGCTGGAACAGGCCATGCGTTTGCTGAACAGACCAAACCCTGTGGGAGCGGGCTTGCTCGCGAAGACGGCGTCACATTCAACACATTAG
- a CDS encoding NAD(P)H-quinone oxidoreductase produces MTLPQTMTLIEITEPGGPEVLKPRQEPVPTAGAGEVLIRVHAAGVNRPDVIQRAGKYPMKPGMSPIPGLEVAGEVVAIGAGVSEFIVGDNVCALTNGGGYAQYCVAPASQTLPIPEGMDWVHAAAVPETFFTVWANLFDMGGASKGQRALIHGGTSGIGTTALMLCREFGVKAFATAGSEEKCAAIRKLGAEAINYRDQDFVQVIAEKTAGKGVNVILDIMGGSYLNQNIAALGMEGRLVMLGFLGGARANDVDLMAIMGKRATITGSLMRSRTREEKASIAEQLREYVWPVLAAGRCLPMIDKVYPYTDAAQAHARMEAGDHIGKIVLQVD; encoded by the coding sequence ATGACGTTGCCGCAAACCATGACCCTGATTGAAATCACCGAGCCCGGCGGCCCCGAGGTGTTGAAGCCGCGCCAGGAACCGGTGCCCACGGCCGGCGCAGGCGAAGTGCTGATTCGCGTGCACGCTGCCGGGGTCAACCGTCCCGATGTGATTCAACGCGCCGGCAAGTACCCGATGAAACCCGGCATGAGCCCGATTCCCGGGCTGGAAGTGGCCGGTGAAGTGGTGGCGATCGGTGCGGGCGTCAGCGAATTCATCGTCGGCGACAACGTCTGTGCGCTGACCAATGGCGGCGGCTACGCACAATATTGCGTCGCGCCGGCCAGCCAGACGCTGCCGATTCCAGAAGGCATGGATTGGGTCCACGCCGCGGCGGTCCCGGAAACCTTCTTCACGGTCTGGGCCAATCTGTTCGACATGGGCGGCGCCAGCAAGGGCCAGCGCGCGTTGATTCACGGCGGCACCAGCGGCATCGGCACCACCGCGCTGATGCTCTGCCGCGAATTCGGTGTCAAGGCGTTCGCCACGGCGGGCAGTGAGGAAAAGTGTGCAGCGATCCGCAAGCTGGGCGCCGAGGCGATCAACTACCGCGACCAGGATTTCGTCCAGGTCATTGCGGAAAAAACCGCCGGCAAAGGCGTCAACGTGATCCTCGACATCATGGGCGGCTCGTACCTGAACCAGAACATCGCGGCACTGGGCATGGAAGGTCGCCTGGTGATGCTCGGCTTCCTCGGCGGCGCCCGCGCCAACGACGTCGACCTGATGGCGATCATGGGCAAACGCGCGACGATCACCGGCTCGCTGATGCGCTCGCGCACCCGTGAAGAAAAAGCCTCGATCGCCGAACAGTTGCGTGAATACGTGTGGCCGGTACTCGCCGCCGGGCGTTGCCTGCCGATGATCGACAAGGTTTACCCGTACACCGACGCGGCGCAGGCCCATGCGCGGATGGAAGCCGGCGATCACATCGGCAAGATCGTGTTGCAGGTGGACTGA
- the deoC gene encoding deoxyribose-phosphate aldolase has product MAHLEPQALAHYIDHTLLTPDASREQIAALCREAAEHGFYSVCVNSGQVPHAAQCLEGQRVNICAVVGFPLGAGLSDTKAFEAERAIAAGAGEVDMVLNIGWLKDGLFDQVRDDIAQVLQACGKVPLKVILENCLLTDAEKVKGCEICRELNVAFVKTSTGFSRSGATVEDVALMRRTVGPDIGVKASGGVRDYPTALAMIEAGATRLGTSSGIAIISGAKSAGEGY; this is encoded by the coding sequence ATGGCACACCTCGAACCCCAAGCGCTGGCGCACTACATCGATCATACCTTGCTGACGCCTGATGCTTCCCGCGAGCAAATCGCTGCGTTGTGCCGCGAAGCTGCCGAACACGGCTTCTATTCGGTGTGCGTGAATTCGGGTCAAGTCCCTCATGCGGCTCAGTGCCTTGAAGGGCAGCGCGTGAATATCTGCGCGGTGGTCGGCTTCCCGCTGGGCGCCGGGCTGAGCGACACCAAGGCCTTCGAAGCCGAGCGGGCGATTGCTGCCGGCGCCGGGGAAGTCGACATGGTGTTGAACATCGGCTGGTTGAAGGACGGCTTGTTCGATCAGGTGCGCGACGACATCGCCCAGGTGTTGCAGGCGTGCGGCAAGGTGCCGTTGAAAGTCATCCTGGAAAACTGCCTGCTCACCGATGCGGAAAAGGTGAAGGGCTGCGAGATCTGCCGTGAACTGAACGTCGCGTTCGTCAAGACCTCCACCGGGTTCAGCCGCAGCGGCGCCACCGTAGAAGACGTCGCGCTGATGCGCCGTACCGTCGGGCCCGACATCGGCGTCAAGGCCTCCGGTGGTGTGCGCGATTACCCGACCGCACTGGCGATGATCGAAGCCGGCGCCACGCGACTGGGCACCAGCTCGGGCATTGCGATCATCAGCGGCGCAAAATCGGCAGGCGAGGGCTACTGA
- the deoR gene encoding DNA-binding transcriptional repressor DeoR produces MDSKKAERLKLIQQALQDQSAIHLREMAALLDVSEMTLRRDLSKYTDHLRLLGGYITKIHDGNEPGDYRVAEQDTRHVEEKRRIGKLAAGFIQPGDTVFFDCGTTTPFVVDFIPDELEFTAVCNSLNVLLKLSQKPNCHIVVCGGTFHRKNQVFENTTESGILDSVRLTWAFVSAAGISQDFGVTCFNFNEVEVKQKVLRQAQQRLLLADHSKFDTVRTAHFADLGDFQFVVSDKKIPKAYRDAITASGAQLII; encoded by the coding sequence GTGGACAGTAAAAAAGCCGAGCGTCTCAAGCTGATTCAACAAGCCCTGCAAGACCAGAGCGCCATCCATCTGCGCGAGATGGCGGCATTGCTGGACGTGTCCGAGATGACCCTGCGCCGCGACCTCAGCAAGTACACCGACCACCTGCGGCTGCTCGGTGGCTATATCACCAAGATCCACGATGGCAACGAGCCCGGCGATTACCGTGTGGCCGAACAGGACACCCGCCACGTCGAGGAAAAACGCCGCATCGGTAAGCTCGCCGCCGGGTTTATCCAGCCGGGTGACACCGTGTTCTTCGACTGCGGCACCACCACGCCTTTCGTGGTCGACTTCATCCCCGACGAGCTCGAATTCACCGCCGTGTGCAACTCCCTGAACGTGCTGCTCAAACTCTCGCAAAAACCCAATTGCCATATCGTGGTGTGCGGCGGCACGTTCCACCGCAAGAACCAGGTGTTCGAGAACACCACCGAGAGCGGCATCCTCGACAGCGTGCGCCTGACCTGGGCTTTCGTTTCCGCTGCCGGCATCAGCCAGGACTTCGGCGTGACCTGCTTCAACTTCAATGAAGTGGAGGTCAAGCAGAAGGTCCTGCGCCAGGCGCAACAGCGGCTGCTGCTGGCCGACCACAGCAAGTTCGACACGGTGCGCACCGCGCATTTCGCCGACCTTGGGGATTTCCAGTTCGTGGTCAGCGACAAGAAAATCCCCAAGGCCTACCGCGACGCCATTACCGCCAGCGGCGCGCAGTTGATCATCTGA